The following are encoded in a window of Thermus thermamylovorans genomic DNA:
- a CDS encoding glutaredoxin family protein, with the protein MVRLYGIPGCGPCEIVRMFLSQKGIPFEFVNARQDPEAAQKIAELVGSPTAGVVLEWKGGLEAIRGVSPASLNAWLARYQAG; encoded by the coding sequence ATGGTGCGGCTCTACGGCATCCCCGGCTGCGGCCCCTGCGAAATCGTGCGGATGTTCCTCTCCCAGAAGGGCATCCCCTTCGAGTTCGTGAACGCCCGCCAGGACCCGGAGGCCGCCCAGAAGATCGCCGAGCTGGTGGGGAGCCCCACCGCCGGGGTGGTCCTGGAGTGGAAGGGCGGGTTGGAGGCCATACGCGGGGTATCCCCGGCCTCTTTGAATGCCTGGCTCGCCCGGTACCAGGCCGGGTAA
- a CDS encoding type II toxin-antitoxin system VapC family toxin, whose product MRFWDASALVPLLVQEEASGWAASLLAEDPEVVVFWAAEVEAASALNRRLREGHLDPEGYALAQERLRRLKAAWHEVLPGERVRRQALRLLRLHPLRTLDALHLAALVLLAGEDPKGLPLVSLDARLAQAALLEGFPVLRPPGV is encoded by the coding sequence ATGAGGTTCTGGGACGCCTCCGCCCTGGTGCCCCTCCTGGTGCAGGAGGAGGCGAGCGGCTGGGCGGCCTCCCTCCTGGCGGAGGATCCGGAGGTGGTGGTCTTCTGGGCCGCCGAGGTGGAGGCCGCCTCCGCCCTGAACCGCAGGCTCCGGGAAGGCCACCTGGACCCCGAGGGGTACGCCCTGGCCCAGGAGCGCCTGCGGCGCCTCAAGGCCGCCTGGCACGAGGTCCTGCCCGGGGAGAGGGTGAGGCGGCAGGCCCTTAGGCTTCTCCGCCTCCACCCCTTGCGCACCCTGGACGCCCTGCACCTGGCCGCCCTGGTCCTCCTCGCCGGGGAGGACCCAAAGGGCCTTCCCCTGGTCTCCCTGGACGCCCGCCTGGCCCAGGCGGCCCTCCTGGAGGGCTTCCCCGTCCTGCGGCCCCCAGGGGTATAA
- a CDS encoding DNA polymerase III subunit delta', translating into MALHPPDPGGIVGHEAVLELLPRLTAPTLLFSGPEGVGRRPVARWYAWGLNRGFPPPACGEHPDLLELGPREGGLRGRAEVRLEEVEPLFAWLAVHPRERAKVAVLDAAHRLTEAAANALLKLLEEPPSYARLVLIAPSRDTLLPTLASRALEVPFGPVPEARLRALTEDPDLLAYAAGAPGRLLRALADPALFRARLEKGKRALAAPLLERLALLRELLAEEEGFALLHALLRRRPRALLALEAAREALERYVSPDLVLARLALDLEA; encoded by the coding sequence TTGGCTCTACACCCGCCTGACCCTGGGGGAATAGTCGGCCACGAGGCGGTCTTGGAGCTTCTTCCCCGCCTCACGGCCCCCACCCTGCTCTTCTCCGGCCCCGAAGGGGTGGGCAGGCGCCCCGTGGCCCGCTGGTACGCCTGGGGCCTCAACCGGGGCTTCCCTCCCCCCGCCTGCGGGGAGCACCCCGACCTCCTGGAGCTCGGGCCCCGGGAGGGGGGGCTGCGGGGCCGGGCCGAGGTGCGCCTGGAGGAGGTGGAGCCCCTCTTCGCCTGGCTCGCCGTCCACCCCCGGGAGCGGGCCAAGGTGGCGGTCCTGGACGCCGCCCACCGCCTCACCGAGGCCGCGGCCAACGCCCTCCTCAAGCTTCTGGAGGAGCCCCCCTCCTACGCCCGCCTGGTCCTCATCGCCCCCAGCCGGGACACCCTCCTCCCCACCCTGGCCAGCCGGGCCCTGGAGGTGCCCTTCGGACCCGTCCCCGAGGCCAGGCTCCGCGCCCTCACGGAGGACCCCGACCTCCTGGCCTACGCCGCCGGGGCCCCGGGGCGGCTCCTGAGGGCCCTGGCCGACCCCGCCCTCTTCCGCGCCCGCCTGGAAAAGGGGAAAAGGGCCCTCGCGGCCCCCCTCCTGGAGCGCCTGGCCCTCCTCCGCGAGCTCCTCGCCGAGGAGGAGGGCTTTGCCCTCCTCCACGCCCTCCTGCGCCGCCGCCCCCGGGCCCTCCTGGCCCTGGAGGCCGCCCGGGAGGCCCTGGAGCGGTATGTGAGCCCCGACCTGGTCCTGGCCCGGCTGGCCTTAGACTTAGAAGCGTGA
- the ispG gene encoding flavodoxin-dependent (E)-4-hydroxy-3-methylbut-2-enyl-diphosphate synthase, producing MRRPTPTVWVGRVPLGGAHPIAVQSMTNTPTADVEATVAQILALHRAGSEIVRITVNDERAARAVPEIRRRLLEEGAAVPLVGDFHFNGHLLLRQHPRMAEALDKFRLNPGTLGRGRHKDEHFREMVAIAKDLGKPVRIGANWGSLDPALLTELMDQNARRPEPKSAHEVLLEALVESAVRGYEAARELGLGEDKIVLSAKVSKAPDLVWVYRELARRTQAPLHLGLTEAGMGVKGIVASAAALAPLLLEGIGDTIRVSLTPAPHEPRTKEVEVAQEILQALGLRSFAPEVTSCPGCGRTTSTFFQELAEEVNAHLRAKLPEWREKYPGVEGLKVAVMGCVVNGPGESRHAHIGISLPGSGEEPKAPVYADGKLLTILKGERIAEEFLALVEAYVERRFGG from the coding sequence ATGAGACGCCCTACCCCCACGGTCTGGGTGGGCCGGGTGCCCCTAGGCGGGGCCCACCCCATCGCCGTGCAGTCCATGACCAACACCCCCACCGCGGACGTGGAGGCCACGGTGGCCCAGATCCTGGCCCTCCACCGGGCGGGGAGCGAGATCGTCCGGATCACGGTGAACGACGAGAGGGCGGCCAGGGCGGTGCCCGAAATAAGGAGGCGCCTTCTGGAAGAGGGGGCGGCGGTGCCCTTGGTGGGGGACTTCCACTTCAACGGCCACCTCCTCCTCCGGCAACACCCCCGGATGGCCGAGGCCCTGGACAAGTTCCGCCTGAACCCCGGCACCCTGGGCCGGGGGCGGCACAAGGACGAGCACTTCCGGGAGATGGTGGCGATCGCCAAGGACCTGGGCAAGCCGGTGCGCATCGGGGCCAACTGGGGAAGCCTGGACCCCGCCCTCCTCACCGAGCTCATGGACCAAAACGCCAGAAGGCCAGAGCCCAAAAGCGCCCACGAGGTCCTCCTGGAGGCCCTGGTGGAAAGCGCCGTGCGGGGCTACGAGGCCGCCCGGGAGCTGGGCCTTGGGGAGGATAAGATCGTCCTTTCCGCCAAGGTGTCCAAGGCCCCCGACCTGGTGTGGGTCTACCGGGAACTCGCCCGCCGCACCCAAGCCCCCCTGCACCTGGGCCTCACCGAGGCGGGGATGGGGGTGAAGGGCATCGTGGCCAGCGCCGCCGCCCTGGCCCCCTTGCTCCTGGAGGGGATCGGGGACACCATAAGGGTTTCCCTCACCCCCGCCCCCCATGAGCCCCGCACCAAGGAGGTGGAGGTGGCCCAGGAGATCCTCCAGGCCCTGGGCCTCCGGAGCTTCGCCCCCGAGGTGACGAGCTGCCCCGGCTGTGGCCGCACCACCAGCACCTTCTTCCAGGAGCTGGCCGAGGAGGTGAACGCCCACCTCCGGGCCAAGCTCCCCGAGTGGCGGGAAAAGTACCCCGGGGTGGAGGGCCTGAAGGTGGCGGTGATGGGCTGCGTGGTGAACGGCCCCGGGGAAAGCCGCCACGCCCACATCGGCATCTCCCTGCCGGGAAGCGGGGAGGAGCCCAAGGCCCCCGTCTACGCTGACGGCAAGCTCCTCACCATCCTCAAGGGGGAAAGGATCGCCGAGGAGTTCCTGGCCCTGGTGGAAGCCTACGTGGAGCGGCGCTTCGGGGGCTGA
- a CDS encoding AbrB/MazE/SpoVT family DNA-binding domain-containing protein: MGQVLEKTHYVLQVGSKGRVVLPAEVRAALGVGEGERLLLTLESDGTVSLKPMRKVVEEVYGLYKDLVPPGVSLVEELIRERREEARREELE; encoded by the coding sequence ATGGGGCAGGTACTGGAAAAGACCCACTATGTTCTACAGGTGGGCTCCAAGGGTCGGGTGGTCCTGCCCGCGGAGGTGCGGGCGGCCCTGGGGGTGGGGGAGGGGGAGCGCCTCCTCCTCACCCTGGAATCCGATGGCACGGTGAGCCTCAAGCCCATGCGCAAGGTGGTGGAGGAGGTCTACGGCCTCTACAAGGACCTGGTCCCCCCCGGGGTGAGCCTGGTGGAGGAGCTCATCCGGGAAAGGCGGGAGGAGGCGAGAAGGGAGGAGCTGGAATGA
- a CDS encoding PSP1 domain-containing protein, producing MTVGVRLHAALGLARTPVLRYFRFQGEPPPVGAYVVVRTGRGLEVGQVRTPPRTGPEAGEVVRLASKEDLDQAARLLARAGEALFYLKARLREEGVRAKVLGCDFTLDAYHLAVHYAAEERVNLRPFARELAQRFRVRVEFLAEGPREEARYLGALGACGMESCCATWLQGFAQVSIRLARDQQLPLNPEKISGPCGRLLCCLAYEHPVYQELLAGLPRKNARVCTKAGVCGKVHKLNPLKGTVELLLEEGKTLEVGKEELAEGFLG from the coding sequence GTGACCGTGGGTGTCCGCCTGCACGCAGCCCTGGGGCTGGCCCGCACCCCCGTGCTGCGGTACTTCCGCTTCCAGGGGGAGCCCCCCCCCGTGGGGGCCTACGTGGTGGTGCGCACGGGGAGGGGCCTCGAGGTGGGCCAGGTGCGCACCCCCCCGCGGACGGGCCCTGAGGCGGGGGAGGTGGTGCGCCTGGCCAGCAAGGAGGACCTGGACCAGGCGGCGAGGCTTCTGGCCCGGGCGGGGGAGGCCCTCTTCTACCTCAAGGCCCGGCTCCGGGAGGAGGGGGTGAGGGCCAAGGTCCTGGGCTGCGACTTCACCCTGGACGCCTATCACCTCGCCGTCCACTACGCGGCGGAGGAGCGGGTGAACCTCCGGCCCTTCGCCCGGGAGCTCGCCCAGCGCTTCCGCGTTCGGGTGGAGTTCCTGGCCGAGGGCCCCCGGGAGGAGGCCCGCTACCTGGGGGCCCTGGGGGCCTGCGGCATGGAGTCCTGCTGCGCCACCTGGCTCCAGGGCTTCGCCCAGGTCTCCATCAGGCTGGCCCGGGACCAGCAGCTCCCCCTGAACCCCGAGAAGATCTCCGGCCCCTGCGGGAGGCTTTTGTGCTGTCTGGCCTACGAGCACCCCGTCTACCAGGAGCTTCTGGCCGGGCTCCCCCGCAAGAACGCCCGGGTGTGCACCAAGGCGGGGGTCTGCGGCAAGGTGCACAAGCTCAACCCCCTGAAGGGCACGGTGGAGCTCCTCCTGGAGGAGGGGAAGACCCTGGAGGTGGGCAAGGAGGAGCTAGCGGAGGGTTTCTTAGGCTAG
- a CDS encoding metallophosphoesterase family protein: MRHLVLADIHGNWPALEAVLQAAPPFDRVLFLGDAVGYYPDGDRVLDWLLEVGAECVLGNHDAWLLALEALPQEGAVLEILAWQRARLSRRHLEFLASWPWQKEAAGALLVHGSPCDPFEYLDELEAARRAFACTEARLAFHGHTHLAGAFLQLPGPRPWVRYGRFLEGGELRLPPAVRALANPGSVGQPRDGVPGAAFALWEGERLEFFRVAYDLGRVARRLEEEGFPLWLYTRLTLGE; this comes from the coding sequence GTGCGGCACCTGGTCCTGGCCGACATCCACGGGAACTGGCCCGCCCTGGAGGCCGTCCTCCAGGCCGCCCCCCCCTTCGACCGGGTGCTCTTCCTGGGGGACGCGGTGGGCTACTACCCCGACGGGGACCGGGTGCTGGACTGGCTCCTGGAGGTGGGGGCGGAGTGCGTCCTGGGCAACCACGACGCCTGGCTGCTGGCCCTGGAGGCCCTGCCCCAGGAGGGGGCGGTGCTGGAGATCCTGGCCTGGCAGCGGGCGCGGCTTTCCCGGAGGCACCTGGAGTTCCTGGCCTCCTGGCCCTGGCAGAAGGAGGCGGCGGGGGCCCTTCTGGTCCACGGCTCCCCCTGCGACCCCTTCGAGTACCTGGACGAACTGGAGGCCGCCCGCCGGGCCTTCGCCTGCACCGAGGCCCGGCTCGCCTTCCACGGGCACACCCACCTGGCGGGGGCCTTCCTGCAGCTCCCCGGCCCCCGGCCCTGGGTGCGCTACGGGCGCTTCCTCGAGGGGGGGGAGCTCCGCCTGCCCCCGGCGGTGCGGGCCCTGGCGAACCCGGGCTCCGTGGGCCAGCCCCGGGACGGGGTACCGGGGGCGGCCTTCGCCCTTTGGGAGGGGGAGCGGCTGGAGTTCTTCCGGGTGGCCTACGACCTGGGGAGGGTGGCCCGCCGCCTCGAGGAGGAGGGGTTTCCCCTTTGGCTCTACACCCGCCTGACCCTGGGGGAATAG
- a CDS encoding MFS transporter, with protein MWKGPREGRSSILSILDLRERNYRLAVLNGWLVWLGDAFLSPHIVLAGFAARLGAPGPTIGLLPALLYAGGMLPQAFLAPWVARLPRKIVLYRKVAALRLLGVVLMALSALLLGPWPSLLLLGFLLGLLLNALFTGVSSLPFWEVVAKTTPKERRAALFSARNLVGGFLAFLAGLLVREVLALPLPFPLPYALLFALGALAFGVGWYLFGLTEEPEEAPREERLDLRLPLQNPGFRRYLRVRVLLALGGMVEPFYAAYAVRALGQERELGLYLSLYALAFTLSNLLWARLAARGSRGVLQAGAALALLAPLLALLLPTGLFGLVFLLQGAYLAALGLATTTYLLNLAPEGERSSHIGLANTVAGLFAFSTVLGGLVADAFGFAALFLLAAALYALALWGGRKLPEEG; from the coding sequence ATGTGGAAGGGCCCGAGGGAAGGCAGAAGCAGCATCCTCTCCATCCTAGACCTCAGGGAAAGGAACTACCGTCTGGCGGTGCTCAATGGCTGGCTGGTCTGGCTGGGGGACGCCTTCTTGAGCCCCCACATCGTCCTCGCGGGCTTCGCCGCCCGGCTCGGGGCCCCGGGGCCTACCATCGGCCTCCTCCCCGCCCTCCTCTACGCCGGGGGGATGCTCCCCCAGGCCTTCCTGGCCCCCTGGGTGGCCCGCCTGCCCCGGAAGATCGTCCTCTACCGCAAGGTGGCCGCCCTGCGCCTCCTGGGGGTGGTCCTCATGGCCCTCTCCGCCCTCCTCCTCGGGCCCTGGCCTTCCCTCCTCCTCCTGGGCTTCCTCCTGGGCCTCCTCCTGAACGCCCTCTTCACCGGGGTCTCCAGCCTCCCCTTCTGGGAGGTGGTGGCCAAGACCACCCCCAAGGAGCGCCGGGCCGCCCTCTTCTCCGCCCGCAACCTGGTGGGGGGGTTCCTGGCCTTCCTGGCGGGGCTCCTGGTGCGGGAGGTGCTGGCCCTGCCTCTCCCCTTCCCCCTGCCCTACGCCCTTCTCTTCGCCCTGGGGGCCCTGGCCTTCGGGGTGGGCTGGTACCTCTTCGGCCTCACGGAGGAGCCCGAGGAGGCCCCCCGGGAGGAAAGGCTGGACCTGCGCCTGCCCTTGCAAAACCCCGGCTTCCGCCGCTACCTGAGGGTGCGGGTCCTCCTGGCCCTGGGGGGGATGGTCGAGCCTTTCTACGCCGCCTACGCGGTGCGGGCTTTGGGGCAGGAGCGGGAGCTCGGGCTTTACCTCTCCCTCTACGCCCTGGCCTTCACCCTCTCCAACCTGCTCTGGGCCCGGCTGGCGGCGCGGGGCTCCAGGGGGGTGCTCCAGGCGGGGGCAGCCCTGGCCCTCCTGGCCCCCCTCCTCGCCCTCCTCCTGCCCACCGGCCTCTTCGGCCTGGTCTTCCTCCTCCAGGGGGCCTACCTGGCCGCCCTGGGCCTGGCCACCACCACCTACCTCCTCAACCTGGCCCCGGAGGGGGAGCGGAGCAGCCACATCGGCCTGGCCAACACCGTGGCCGGGCTCTTCGCCTTCTCCACGGTGCTGGGGGGGCTGGTGGCGGACGCCTTCGGGTTCGCCGCCCTCTTCCTCCTGGCGGCGGCCCTCTACGCCCTGGCCCTTTGGGGAGGGCGGAAGCTTCCCGAGGAAGGGTAA
- a CDS encoding endo alpha-1,4 polygalactosaminidase — protein sequence MPTSLTVQQGQQGTLTLTLTPQGGFDGQVTLSLVGAPTGVSLSPDSLQVTGANPVIQNLAVSVAPSVDPGSYPLSLRVQGGGIAKAASFRLSVVSSSPSPSGVRTWVYQLTGYPPSGLAQLGSTAADLVVIDLTKDGRVPWSPQDLQALRGKRALAYLEVGGMENYRAEYLLVQQQASDLLLNTVPGWPGEWYVKYWDERWWDLVVAPRLDKALAAGFQGVYLDLVDAYEGISLSLVPGETRDTLAQRMVALLQRISAYVKARRPDFWVFPQNAPELRAWPGYLAAVDGVGLEELFFYATDRACTDPGCAVRLRHARAIREAGKLVLTVDYALDPRNVRTACQKAREEGFVPYVTVVELDRISPLCP from the coding sequence ATGCCCACCAGCCTCACGGTCCAGCAGGGACAGCAGGGCACCCTCACCCTCACCCTCACCCCCCAAGGGGGCTTCGATGGCCAGGTGACCCTCTCCCTGGTGGGTGCTCCCACCGGGGTTTCCCTCTCTCCCGACTCCTTGCAGGTAACCGGCGCAAACCCCGTGATCCAAAACTTGGCGGTGAGCGTGGCCCCCAGTGTGGATCCAGGCAGCTACCCCCTGAGCCTAAGGGTCCAGGGGGGAGGGATCGCTAAGGCGGCGAGCTTCAGGTTGTCGGTGGTTTCCTCTTCGCCTTCCCCTTCAGGAGTGCGAACGTGGGTTTACCAGCTCACGGGTTACCCCCCTTCGGGCCTGGCTCAGCTCGGTTCTACGGCGGCAGACCTGGTGGTCATAGACCTCACCAAGGATGGCCGGGTCCCCTGGAGCCCGCAGGACCTGCAGGCCTTAAGGGGCAAGCGAGCCCTGGCCTACCTGGAGGTCGGGGGGATGGAGAACTACCGGGCGGAGTACCTGTTGGTTCAGCAGCAGGCCTCCGATCTCCTATTGAACACGGTTCCTGGGTGGCCGGGGGAGTGGTACGTCAAGTACTGGGACGAGCGCTGGTGGGATCTGGTGGTGGCCCCGCGGCTGGACAAAGCCCTGGCCGCTGGTTTCCAGGGGGTGTACCTGGACTTGGTGGACGCTTACGAGGGGATCAGCCTGAGCCTCGTTCCCGGGGAAACCCGGGACACCTTGGCCCAAAGGATGGTGGCTCTTCTGCAACGCATCAGCGCCTACGTGAAGGCGAGGCGACCGGACTTCTGGGTTTTCCCGCAGAATGCCCCTGAGCTGAGGGCATGGCCCGGCTATCTGGCTGCCGTGGATGGCGTCGGCCTCGAGGAACTCTTCTTCTACGCAACCGACAGGGCGTGCACCGATCCAGGATGCGCCGTCCGTTTGCGCCATGCCCGGGCCATACGCGAAGCGGGGAAGCTGGTCCTCACGGTGGACTATGCGCTGGACCCCCGGAACGTGCGCACGGCCTGCCAAAAGGCGCGGGAAGAGGGGTTCGTCCCTTACGTGACGGTGGTGGAGCTGGACCGGATCAGCCCCCTGTGTCCGTAG
- a CDS encoding alpha/beta hydrolase produces MNPPHLVLPGLEDLTLLLLHGRGEEEGSLLPLARTLHPMAHLLSPQGQSLEEGVPRFFRQHREGVLDLEDLKAKGLATLGVEAPGHHAFLRPLVALGYSNGANMALGLLFHHPHLLDGAILLRPMEPFGKPYPPLEGRPVPFLLGAQDLLVPPGTAEVLGERLEWARARAEGHLLPAGHALTPEDLALARG; encoded by the coding sequence ATGAACCCTCCTCACCTGGTCCTGCCGGGTCTGGAGGACCTCACCCTCCTCCTCCTTCACGGCAGGGGAGAGGAGGAGGGAAGCCTCCTGCCCCTGGCCCGTACCCTGCACCCCATGGCCCACCTCCTGAGCCCCCAGGGACAGAGCCTGGAGGAGGGGGTTCCCCGCTTCTTCCGCCAGCACCGGGAGGGGGTTTTGGATCTGGAGGACCTGAAGGCCAAGGGCCTGGCGACCCTCGGGGTGGAGGCCCCAGGGCACCATGCCTTCCTCCGGCCCCTGGTGGCCCTAGGGTACTCCAACGGGGCCAACATGGCCCTGGGTCTCCTCTTCCATCACCCCCACCTCCTGGACGGGGCCATCCTCCTCCGGCCCATGGAGCCCTTCGGTAAGCCCTACCCACCCCTGGAGGGCAGACCGGTCCCCTTCCTCCTGGGGGCCCAGGACCTCCTGGTCCCTCCGGGAACGGCCGAGGTCCTAGGAGAGCGCCTGGAGTGGGCCAGGGCCCGGGCCGAGGGCCACCTGCTCCCTGCAGGCCACGCCCTCACCCCGGAGGACCTGGCCCTGGCCCGAGGGTAG
- a CDS encoding VOC family protein codes for MDGSLGLHHITGIAGDPQENLDFYAGVLGLRLVKRSVNQDDPTTYHLFYADREGTPGTDLTFFPWPKLPPNRPGVGQAVEVALAVPEGSLGYWEGRLDHLPKERGERYGRPALLLQDPHGLPLALVEAPGPGRPWEGSPVPLAYQVRGLLGARLLVRSLPSSLAVLEGVLGYRRAAEEGNRVLLEQEGSFLEVQGLPQGRWGAWGVGGVHHLAFRVRDETHGLALRQKALALGLRPTPLIDRFWFRSIYFQEPGGVLFELATDGPGFALDEPLENLGQHLALPPWLEAKRRSIEAALPLLRLPA; via the coding sequence ATGGATGGGAGCCTTGGCCTGCACCACATCACCGGTATCGCCGGCGACCCCCAGGAGAACCTGGACTTCTACGCCGGGGTGCTGGGCCTACGCCTGGTCAAGCGGAGCGTGAACCAGGACGACCCCACCACCTACCACCTCTTCTACGCAGACCGGGAGGGTACCCCGGGCACCGATCTCACCTTCTTCCCCTGGCCCAAGCTACCCCCCAACCGCCCGGGGGTGGGTCAGGCGGTGGAGGTGGCCCTAGCCGTGCCCGAAGGGAGTCTGGGCTACTGGGAAGGCCGCCTGGACCACCTCCCCAAGGAGAGGGGCGAACGCTACGGGCGCCCGGCCCTCCTCCTCCAGGACCCCCACGGCCTCCCCCTGGCCCTGGTGGAGGCCCCGGGCCCAGGCAGGCCCTGGGAGGGAAGCCCTGTCCCCTTGGCCTACCAGGTGCGAGGGCTTTTGGGAGCGCGCCTCTTGGTGCGCAGCCTTCCCTCCAGCCTGGCCGTCCTGGAGGGAGTCCTGGGGTACCGGAGGGCAGCGGAGGAGGGGAACCGGGTGCTTTTGGAGCAAGAGGGGAGTTTCCTGGAGGTACAAGGCCTCCCCCAAGGCCGATGGGGGGCCTGGGGGGTAGGAGGGGTGCACCACCTGGCCTTCCGAGTGCGCGACGAGACCCACGGCCTGGCCCTGCGCCAGAAGGCCCTGGCCCTGGGCCTCCGACCCACCCCGCTTATAGACCGGTTCTGGTTCCGTTCCATCTACTTCCAGGAGCCGGGGGGCGTCCTCTTTGAGCTGGCCACGGACGGCCCGGGATTTGCCCTGGACGAGCCCCTGGAGAACCTGGGGCAGCACCTAGCCCTCCCCCCCTGGCTGGAGGCCAAGCGGCGGAGCATCGAGGCCGCCCTGCCCCTCCTCCGCCTCCCAGCATGA
- a CDS encoding enoyl-ACP reductase FabI: MLTLDLSGKKALVMGVTNQRSLGYAIAEKLHQAGAELAFSYQGERLKDEVERLAAPLGALTFQADATRDEELDRLFAGIKEAWGGLDYLVHAIAFAPREAMEGRYLDTRREDWLLALEVSAYSLVAAARRAEALLREGGGIVTLTYHASRKVVPRYNVMAIAKAALEASVRYLAFELGPKGVRVNAISAGPVRTVAARSIPGFTRMYDRVAQVAPLGRNITQEEVGNLGLFLLSPLAGGITGEVVYVDAGYHIMGMEL; the protein is encoded by the coding sequence ATGCTCACCCTGGACCTTTCCGGCAAAAAAGCCCTCGTCATGGGGGTTACCAACCAAAGGAGCCTGGGCTACGCCATCGCGGAAAAGCTCCACCAGGCCGGGGCAGAGCTGGCCTTCAGCTACCAGGGGGAAAGGCTCAAGGACGAGGTGGAACGCCTCGCGGCCCCCCTGGGGGCCCTCACCTTCCAGGCGGACGCCACCCGGGACGAGGAGCTGGACCGGCTCTTTGCGGGCATCAAGGAAGCCTGGGGAGGGCTGGACTACCTGGTCCACGCCATCGCCTTCGCCCCAAGGGAGGCCATGGAGGGCCGCTACCTGGACACCAGGCGGGAAGACTGGCTTTTAGCCCTGGAAGTTTCCGCCTACTCCCTGGTGGCCGCGGCCCGAAGGGCGGAAGCCCTCCTGAGGGAGGGCGGGGGCATCGTCACCCTCACCTACCACGCCAGCCGTAAGGTGGTGCCCCGGTACAACGTGATGGCCATCGCCAAGGCGGCCCTCGAGGCCAGCGTCCGCTACCTGGCCTTTGAGCTTGGCCCCAAGGGGGTCAGGGTGAACGCCATCTCGGCAGGCCCGGTGCGCACCGTGGCCGCCAGGAGCATCCCGGGCTTCACCAGGATGTACGACCGGGTGGCCCAGGTGGCCCCCCTGGGGCGGAACATCACCCAGGAGGAGGTGGGGAACCTGGGCCTCTTCCTCCTCTCCCCCCTGGCGGGGGGCATCACCGGGGAGGTGGTCTACGTGGACGCGGGGTACCACATCATGGGGATGGAGCTCTGA
- a CDS encoding type II toxin-antitoxin system Phd/YefM family antitoxin, with the protein MLSVSVSEAKNRLSELLRRVQAGEEVLILDRGVPVARLTPLPKGPEGPLLHLERQGLLRRGEGRPRLEDLPLPEARASVLQALLEGREEG; encoded by the coding sequence ATGCTGAGCGTCTCCGTGAGCGAGGCCAAAAACCGGCTTTCGGAGCTCCTCCGCCGGGTGCAGGCCGGGGAGGAGGTGCTGATCCTGGACCGGGGGGTGCCCGTGGCCCGGCTAACCCCCCTGCCCAAAGGGCCAGAGGGACCCCTGCTCCACCTGGAGCGCCAGGGCCTCCTCCGGCGGGGAGAGGGGAGGCCGAGGCTGGAAGACCTTCCCCTCCCGGAGGCCCGGGCAAGCGTCCTCCAGGCCCTCCTGGAGGGGCGGGAGGAGGGATGA